The genome window GTGTAACTCCGCCCAGAAATGGGCAGACCATCTTCTGTCAATCAAAAGCCTGAAGCATAGCTCCACCGATCATGGAGAAAACCTTTACTACGCATACAGCTCAATCCCCAAAAAACCTGTTGGTGAGCATATGTCAGaaagaaaaaatgaaaaaaatgaaaaaaaatctaataaattCTTTATTGTGCAATACATTGAATAtgttacatctgctcctgccacacccTCTACTTCTCATACTGTGTCTCCCTAACCTGCCACCACTCccctagtgctctctctctctctctctctgtgtgtgtatgtgattgtgtgaggggagacaggtgtgctggaggcagagcagatccccaccagctgcaacctgttccataatcaaggcATCTACAAACACTCAGCCCTGCCATTTCCACACTGCCAGTTTGTagcctctgctcagtcagtctgtgGTTCAAGCTGTTTGTTCCTGCATAGAGCGTGTTATCCTGTTGCATGGTTTTCCCTAGCTTGACGCTGCTTTTTGCTTTGCTACAGTTCTGTccactctgactctggtccctgccTCCAGTCCCTCGTCTTGTCAGTCCTGCTTCCCTGCCCTGGACCCCCGCTCTACTGCTTACTTGGATTCCGCTCCGGAACAACATACCCTGCCCCTACTCCACTTGCCCCAGCCTCAGTTCCTGGTTCCCTGCTACCtgcccgagcttcccctggcctgcacccccccgcttttcaataaataccttagttaccttatccctgtctcctcgtctgagtctgcactTGGGTTCACCTGCTCCGCCCTGCGTAACAGAATATGCAGCAGAGCTCAACTAGTGGAAAGTACAGTATTGAATAGAGCCTACAGTGGATATTTTGTGTACACAACTTAACCTCTCCATTTATTAACTAGCATATGCAGACTGATTTTGAGTGGATCATTTTCCTGAATGCTCATTTGATAACAAATTGGTTCTGCTTTTTATCTCTTTCTGATTGTATTTTAAAGGGAAGGATGCAGTGGACAGTTGGTACAGTGAAATCAAAGATTACCACTTCAATAAGCCTGGCTTCAGCTCTGGTACAGGTGAGATACACAATCGGCAGACTCTAGGGTAAAACAGGTGTGTACTGCCACCACAATAAAAAAGAAAAGTTATTTCATGGAGTTTAACCTTGCCAATGAATCACCTGTTTATTTGGATTAATTTCATAGACCACATCTGACTCTATTTccaatcactgacagtgtccaaATAGGCCTCCTACAGTACCTGTTGCTCTCCATCCTCGACATACTGAGCATATACATATACTGACTTCTATTCTAACAGTGCCCCCTGCTGTTGTTTCCAGGTCACTTCACCCAGGTGGTTTGGAAGGACTGCAGCGAGGTAGGTGTGGGCCTGGCCACAGATGGGCAAACGATCTTTGTAGTGGGCCAGTACCACCCAGCTGGCAACATGTGCAACGCGGGCTACTTTGAGAAGAATGTCCTACCACTGGGTAGCTCCACCTCTAGCGCACCCAAATGTGTCCCCACAGGTAACACATCATTGATTGGTGAACAAAAATTGGAAAAGACAATTATATTTAAATCCCATACAACAGCCCAGTTACGATTGTCTCTCGGCAAATAAGCTACTACTAAAGATAAACTAGGTATTTCTGAATTAACCCATTGTATGACACAGCATCAAATACCTCAATCTCTCAACCGACAAATATATTTTCTTTCTTACAGCCGGAGAAAGAGGGGGCCTGAGTGTACCCCAGTCTAAAATGGCCAGATCCTTTTCACCTGCATATAAGGCTCCTCCTCAGGCGAACGGCACTGGTGAGatgttttaaatacattttcagtAAATGTCTCCCATTATGTAAAGATAACATAATAATATTGGATAGGTTGTAGGCCTAATTTTGCCCTCTGAATTTTGGCCATAAATCTTACAGCCATACAATCCTTTCAAATACTCGCAAGTGTCTCGGTCGTTAGGAATTGGAACAAGTATTTCAACTTAAAGTgcagtccatctgtctgtctgtctgcttgctcTAAGACCTGGGCCAGTTCCACAGAGACTTCCTACGGGCGTGTAACAACCAGCGGATGGCACACGGAGCCCCAGCCCTCACACTGAACCCAGCCCTGAGTCAGGGGGCACAGGCATGGGCAGAAACTCTACTGGGAGAGCGGGTGCTGAAGAACTCATCCTCCCCCCATGGTGAAAATATCTGGGCCAAGACGGGGTCAGCGGGCAGCACTGCTACGGGTAGGGAGAACCAGGAGCACTGGATGGTCTGCAGGGACAGGGATTTCTCAATAGGCAGTATATATGGCTGGCATATTTTGAATGGTTCCGGATGGGGATCGCTAAccctatgcctaaccttaacccttaccataacctTAACGTTGACGCTAACCTCACCAACCCCATCCCCcgaccctaaccttaatcctaaccctaaccaatttTGAACCCTATGCCTAACCTTTGGATATGCCTAACCATTGGATCTGCCGGCTGAACATCCACTTCTTTCTCAAGAATTACATTCCCAGGGGATCCCTCAGGGTGTGCACATTTTTCATCTAATGTATGACTTATTTCTTTCTTTTTCCGATAAGGTCAAGAGGTGGTGGACGCCTGGTACAAACAAGAGGAGAACTATGACTTCTCCAAACCAGGACATCAGGAAAAAACAGGTAAACCTATCAGCATTAAAAGAAGAAGAagtattttttattaaaaaataaatgtaacctttatttaattaggcaagtcagttaagaacaaattcttatttacaatgacggcctacaccggccaaacccggacgacgctgggccaattgtgcgccaccctatgggactcccaatcttggcaggatgtgatacagcctggaatcgaaacagggactgtagtgacgcctcctgcactgagatgcagtgccttagaccgctgcaccactcgagaGCCACTTGGGAGTATACAGTAATGTAATGTGCTACGCCAAAGGGGTCTAAAAAAATTGCTCTAAAAATTACACCTTGCTTTAAACAGTCAACTCTGACCACAGCGTGTCATGTTTAAAGTCCGCCTTGCGTTGATATTTTCCTCAATGTTAAACGTATTGATAATCCAAAATAATTTGGTGATAATTGTGCCCCATTGTCAATCATCGCTCCCTCTCTTtcatttcctctccctctctttttcttctctGTTCATCTGTTTCAGGGCAGTTCACACAACTGGTGTGGCGTAGCTCCAAGGAGGTGGGCGTCGGCATGGCAAACGGTGGCACGGGGATGCTTGTCGTGGTGGCACACTTTAAACCGGCTGGCAACATCAGCAACCCCGGTTACCACGCTCAGAATGTGATGCCAAAAGGGTCGAAAGTTACCGATAAGCCAGTGGAGGTCGTCACTTCGAGAATGCAGGCGTTGGCTGTGAACTCACTGTCAGGTGAGCAGCATCACAGAGCGTGTAATGTGAACCTTGTTATGATGCTTTATGACAGGTTtacgacatttacatttacatttaagtcatttagcagacgctcttatccagagcgacttacaacatTGTTGTGAAGGCACTATGAGTGGGGGTCACAAAGTGTCACTCATACCTTTTTAACGATTAATAAAGACTTAATATACCATGTAACTCTCCATGTCCCGTATAGCCAATGAGCTTGGCCAGTTCGGCCGGGCTCTTCTGAAGTCTCTGAACCAATACCGGAGCCAGCATGGGGCATTACCTCTGGTGCTAAGCCCTGCCCTCACTAGTGAGGCCCAGGATTGGGCGGCTCACCTGGTGAGCATCAACACACTGATGAACAGCGGCAAAGGCCACGGGGAGAACATATTCTACTGCTCTGGCTCCAGCACAGCGACCCCTACTGGTGAGGCACATACCTGCACTGCAATGACATACAGCTTATAAGGGCCAATGAGTAAAAAGAAAGTCAAGGGCCTAATTCCAATATGAAGTATGAGTAACATGAACTAACTCCGATACTGGATATGATGTTCACATAGTAGTCGACAATCCAAAGTCTCTGTCAATTGCCCAAAACTTTGGTTTGTTGTTGTATGGGGTCGCAGGAGAAGGCTCTGCACAATGCTTGTAAAGTTCCCAAAAATGTGAAATCATTTATATATTGTCCTTCTCTTGCATATGAATTATAGGATCAGATGTGGCCGAGTCTTGGTACAAGGAGATTGAGAAGTATAACTTCTCATCCCCTGGTTTTCAGAGTGGAGCAGGTAAGGTGTCCAGTGCCCTGACACCTCATAACAACACAATGCTATTGATATATAACCTCATCCACAACAGTCACTGTACAATATAGAAAGTATTTTGTGCTATTATTTAATAAAACTCAAAATCAGGAAAACAACAGTGCTCCCTGGCAGTGAATTTACCATAATCAACAACCCCTACGACATGAAACACAATTAAAGTCTATAAGAAATTGTTAGGAGTGAGACATGCTGGCCGAGAATGTATTATTTTCTGCATTTGGCGTTTGTTTGAAAAAGAAAATCAGTTGATTGGTGGTACTCTTGTCCTAGGTAATTTCACTCAAATGGTCTGGAAGTCCTCAAAGCAAGTAGGCGTGGGTTTGGCGACCAGTGGGCGGGGAACGTTTATCGCCGTGGCGTTCTACGACCCAGCGGGCAACATCACCAACCCAGGCTATTTCCATGACAACGTGAAAACCAAAGGAAGCACATTTTAGTCTgagtcatatttttttttttttattttatttcacctttatttaaccaggtaggcaagttgagaacaagttctcatttccaattgcgacctggccaagataaagcaaagcagttcgacaacatacaacaacacagagttacacatggagtaaaacaaatatacagtcaataatacagtagaaaaataagtctatgtacaatgtgagcaaatgaggtgagataagggaggtaaaagcaaaaaaaaaagtccatggtggcaaagtaaatataatatagcaagtaaaacactggaatggtagatttgtagtagaagaaagtgcaaagtagaaaaagAGTTaatagggtgcaaaggagcaaaataaaataaataaaattaataaatacagtaggggaagaggtagttgtttgggctaaattatagatgggctatgtacaggtgcagtgatctgtgagctgatctgacagctggtgcttaaagctagtgagggagattagtgattccagtttcagagatttttgtagttcgttccagtcattggcagcagagaactggaaagagagacggccaaaggatgTACATATGTAGTATGTATGCCGGCACTACCAAAGGTTTCTATAGGAATGGGGTGCTTATCTGGGCAAACACGTTGTTGCTGTTATCTTTGGTTGTTGCTATGATTTGTCCTCTTTTGGAAGGCTACAAATCTTTTTTTGTTAGTTCATTGTCTTCCATAGATGGCGCCATTCTAACGCGACACGCAGTTGCCAGGAGCCATCAGTGTAACTTGAACTTAACTTTTTAAAACTTCTATCTCAAATAGACGGTTTCATAAacgcttgctatttcctcatagaacatGATGTCATGTTGGCCcgctgagctggccaatcagtggtcAACTTGCATGAACATTTCTAATGACCGGTATACTCCCacatcattctgttgttggggtatgtccacaccattcaaacaaatataataaggatctctacagaTCGGTGTCCTACccccgggacggttgagctaatgtgcgcTAATGCGATTAGCTATAGGTCATATTTCGTAGAagtctggaaacactggacagttacttaaaACCCGAAATGTAATGCCTTTCATCTCGTGCACGTTTTTGTCATTTACTGTACATGAATAAAGAAATGCTCGCTTTTTAAATGTATTCATTGATGTTTATCAAACATGTTGACATACAGACCGAGACTGCACTGTGTTGACATACAAGGAGCAATAAATGGTGGAATTAAATGTTTGTAGGTTGTAACATTTGTGCCACACGCTGAAAAAAATATGAAACTAGAGTTTACATCTAGTTAGCATCCTTGCTGCCGTCTTCCACCAGCCGAGGGAAGCAGCTTGTTACTTTTCACTGTATTCCCAGTCAAATAAACAGGCATTCTAACTGGAGATATGTAAAgaatctgtcacacacacacacacacacacacacacacacacacacacacacacacacacacacacacacacacacacacacacacacacacacacacacacacacacacacacacacacacacacacacacacagacagacagacagacagacagggtgaacAATCGTTACTTGCTTCTGTAACCACAGGGACAGACAGGCTTTGCATGGAGAATGCAAACAGAAACTAGAATAGCATGGCATCACATTGCACCATTGTTCTCTATATCCCTAGGAGGAAAAGTGACGCGTTGTTATATAAGAGCCATCATAGTCACATTTTAAACAAGGTCAGCAGATAAAAGCTCAGAAGCTTTTGGTTTTGCATTCTAGTTTGAATAGACAGGGATCAAATAGGATAATAACAATAAAGCAGGAATATGGTGCACGAAACTGTTTTCTACCTATGTGCTTTGAGAATTATAACTACTGTGTTTATAGTTTGGAATATTAATTGAGCTTATTTGGTAATGACAAACACAACATCGAGAACATTCTGTTATCACTTTGAAAATGAAAAACACCTGACAAGTTACTGTAACATGTTAATAACTCTGTACATACAACCTGGTAACTAAAGAACACTGATATCAAAGTAATAGTAGGGGATCAAATTTAAAGTTAAACAGTCAAAATTCGAATAAATGTTTATGGATGAAAGTTTATTTTTAACGcattaattctgcgtggttacagggttaaaacaaaaacaactcaaagggttaagtttaggtattaaTTCCGAGTAAGGTTAGGGCTAAACATGCTGTTTCCATCAGGTATAATCTATTCTCCTGGCTTGGTAGAGCATTGTGAACTGCCCTGGCGCAGTGGTCACAACAGCACGCTTCGGCCTAAGCGGCGCACTCCGCCTCCAAGCATAATGAGTTCAGGCCAGTGGCAATAGTTCTACATTTTTGCGATGAGCCCTGTTCTCAGGACCTTTTCAAACGTCCGAAATCAGAGCCTATTTCTAGTGATCAGGCTGGTCTATTTAGTccccatgttacacaatacatgtttgtgtgcgtgcgagaGGCGACA of Salmo salar chromosome ssa01, Ssal_v3.1, whole genome shotgun sequence contains these proteins:
- the glipr2 gene encoding GLI pathogenesis-related 2 isoform X2; the encoded protein is MTDCGFEREFVDAHNDYRRKHGAPPLALSRDLCNSAQKWADHLLSIKSLKHSSTDHGENLYYAYSSIPKKPVGKDAVDSWYSEIKDYHFNKPGFSSGTGHFTQVVWKDCSEVGVGLATDGQTIFVVGQYHPAGNMCNAGYFEKNVLPLGSSTSSAPKCVPTAGERGGLSVPQSKMARSFSPAYKAPPQANGTDLGQFHRDFLRACNNQRMAHGAPALTLNPALSQGAQAWAETLLGERVLKNSSSPHGENIWAKTGSAGSTATGQEVVDAWYKQEENYDFSKPGHQEKTGQFTQLVWRSSKEVGVGMANGGTGMLVVVAHFKPAGNISNPGYHAQNVMPKGSKVTDKPVEVVTSRMQALAVNSLSANELGQFGRALLKSLNQYRSQHGALPLVLSPALTSEAQDWAAHLVSINTLMNSGKGHGENIFYCSGSSTATPTGSDVAESWYKEIEKYNFSSPGFQSGAGNFTQMVWKSSKQVGVGLATSGRGTFIAVAFYDPAGNITNPGYFHDNVKTKGSTF
- the glipr2 gene encoding GLI pathogenesis-related 2 isoform X1; this translates as MAFRFAVQRKNKTMTDCGFEREFVDAHNDYRRKHGAPPLALSRDLCNSAQKWADHLLSIKSLKHSSTDHGENLYYAYSSIPKKPVGKDAVDSWYSEIKDYHFNKPGFSSGTGHFTQVVWKDCSEVGVGLATDGQTIFVVGQYHPAGNMCNAGYFEKNVLPLGSSTSSAPKCVPTAGERGGLSVPQSKMARSFSPAYKAPPQANGTDLGQFHRDFLRACNNQRMAHGAPALTLNPALSQGAQAWAETLLGERVLKNSSSPHGENIWAKTGSAGSTATGQEVVDAWYKQEENYDFSKPGHQEKTGQFTQLVWRSSKEVGVGMANGGTGMLVVVAHFKPAGNISNPGYHAQNVMPKGSKVTDKPVEVVTSRMQALAVNSLSANELGQFGRALLKSLNQYRSQHGALPLVLSPALTSEAQDWAAHLVSINTLMNSGKGHGENIFYCSGSSTATPTGSDVAESWYKEIEKYNFSSPGFQSGAGNFTQMVWKSSKQVGVGLATSGRGTFIAVAFYDPAGNITNPGYFHDNVKTKGSTF